A single genomic interval of Dromiciops gliroides isolate mDroGli1 chromosome 1, mDroGli1.pri, whole genome shotgun sequence harbors:
- the HSD3B7 gene encoding 3 beta-hydroxysteroid dehydrogenase type 7 — MTDRSPDLVYLVTGGCGFLGEHVVRTLLVMEPQLRELRVFDLHLGPWLETLNPGPVQVTPIQGDVTRVDDVVAAVAGADVVIHTAGLVDVWGQVDPEVIHRVNVQGTQNVIEACVQTGTRFLVYTSSMEALGPNSKGHPFYRSNEDTPYEAIHTEPYPRSKAQAERLVLEANERKVRGGLPLVTCALRPTGIYGEGHQLMLDFYSQAQRTGGWLFRAIPPSVEHGRVYAGNVAWMHVLAARELGSRATTMGGQVYFCYDDSPYKSYEDFNMEILGPCGIRLLGARPLLPYFLLFLLATLNAFLQWLLRPFVVYAPLLNPYTLALANTTFTVHTDKAQRHFGYQPLYGWEDSRDRTVSWVKTRKGHPGPLTHDQAREVGDPGS, encoded by the exons ATGACAGACCGAAGCCCGGATCTGGTGTACCTGGTGACAGGGGGCTGTGGCTTTTTAGGGGAGCATGTGGTTAGGACCCTGCTGGTGATGGAGCCCCAGCTCAGAGAGCTGCGGGTGTTTGACCTTCACCTGGGGCCCTGGCTGGAGACGCTAAACCCAG GGCCTGTGCAGGTGACCCCCATCCAGGGGGATGTGACTCGTGTAGATGATGTGGTGGCAGCTGTGGCTGGAGCAGATGTAGTCATTCACACGGCGGGGCTGGTGGATGTGTGGGGACAGGTGGACCCTGAGGTCATCCACAGGGTTAATGTTCAGG GGACTCAGAATGTGATTGAAGCCTGTGTGCAGACTGGAACTCGGTTCCTGGTGTACACTAGCAGCATGGAGGCCCTGGGGCCCAACAGCAAGGGACACCCCTTCTACCG GAGCAATGAGGACACCCCCTATGAGGCAATACATACAGAACCCTATCCCCGAAGCAAGGCCCAGGCAGAGAGGCTAGTCCTTGAGGCCAACGAGAGAAAG GTCCGGGGTGGACTTCCCTTGGTGACATGTGCTCTACGTCCCACTGGGATCTATGGTGAAGGTCACCAGCTCATGCTGGATTTTTACAGCCAGGCCCAGCGCACTGGTGGATGGCTTTTCAGGGCCATCCCTCCCTCTGTGGAACATGGCCGAGTTTATGCAG GCAATGTCGCTTGGATGCATGTGCTAGCAGCTAGGGAGCTAGGTTCCCGAGCCACCACAATGGGTGGGCAAGTCTACTTCTGCTATGATGACTCCCCTTACAAGAGCTATGAGGACTTCAACATGGAAATCCTGGGCCCCTGTGGCATTCGACTCCTGGGAGCTCGGCCCCTTCTCCCCTACTTCCTGCTATTCCTCCTAGCCACCCTTAATGCTTTCTTGCAGTGGCTGCTCAGGCCTTTCGTGGTCTATGCACCTTTGTTGAACCCCTACACTCTAGCTTTGGCAAACACCACTTTCACTGTGCACACGGACAAGGCCCAGAGGCATTTTGGCTATCAGCCCCTCTATGGCTGGGAGGACAGTAGAGACCGAACTGTTTCCTGGGTGAAGACCAGAAAGGGGCATCCTGGTCCCCTTACCCATGACCAGGCCAGGGAGGTAGGAGATCCTGGGTCCTAG